A genomic stretch from Juglans microcarpa x Juglans regia isolate MS1-56 chromosome 3S, Jm3101_v1.0, whole genome shotgun sequence includes:
- the LOC121258250 gene encoding uncharacterized protein LOC121258250: MRHQTTLNPSRALEGVHGVHVVPHSPFALEENNKDGDFPEAISRSSAIEANQRLLMQWIWQHRPACLRPIQGCCHGDKNLAETVANVLTSLPFIALGIQAPRKNLNTKLYANSLVGVGVASSLYHSSRGKLRHYLRWVDYTMIATASVCLSRALRDDNPKLLMAASAFLLPVQPLMVSAVHTGMMELVFSKRASKDPDLRMAHNVHKMSSLLGGVLFIADDVFPTTPFIHAGWHLAAAVGVGACNKLLE; encoded by the exons ATGAGGCACCAGACTACACTGAACCCAAGCAGAGCCCTTGAGGGTGTCCATGGGGTACATGTGGTGCCTCATTCACCGTTTGCATTGGAAGAGAATAATAAAGATGGGGACTTTCCTGAAGCAATCAGTAGAAGCTCAGCTATTGAAGCAAATCAGCGGCTACTAATGCA ATGGATATGGCAACACAGACCAGCCTGTTTGAGACCCATCCAAGGGTGTTGTCATG GTGACAAGAATCTGGCAGAAACAGTGGCTAATGTGCTTACTTCACTTCCTTTTATAGCTCTTGGAATCCAGGCCCCAAG GAAGAACCTGAATACTAAGCTGTATGCTAATTCAttagttggagttggagttgccTCAAGTTTGTACCACTCTTCAAGAGGAAAATTGAGGCACTATCTGAGATGGGTGGATTACACAATGATAGCCACGGCATCAGTT TGTCTATCGAGAGCCCTCAGAGATGATAACCCAAAGTTACTGATGGCTGCATCTGCATTTCTGTTACCTGTCCAGCCTCTAATGGTTTCAGCTGTTCATACTGGGATGATGGAG TTAGTATTTTCAAAAAGAGCATCAAAAGATCCAGATCTGAGGATGGCCCACAACGTGCATAAGATGTCATCGCTGTTGGGTGGTGTGCTTTTTATAGCTGATGATGTTTTTCCTACGACTCCATTCATTCATGCTGGGTGGCATCTGGCTGCAGCTGTTGGTGTTGGCGCATGCAATAAGCTTCTTGAGtag